Proteins encoded by one window of Pseudomonas sp. PSKL.D1:
- the lon gene encoding endopeptidase La — MKTTLDLPLLPLRDVVVYPHMVIPLFVGREKSIEALEAAMTGEKQILLLAQKNPADDDPGEDALYRVGTVATVLQLLKLPDGTVKVLVEGEQRGSVERFNEVEGHIRAEVSLIDETDAADRESEVFVRTLLSQFEQYVQLGKKVPAEVLSSLNSIEEPGRLVDTMAAHMALKIEQKQEILEIVDLTTRVEHVLALLDAEIDLLQVEKRIRGRVKKQMERSQREYYLNEQMKAIQKELGDGDEGHNEVEELKKRIEAAGLPKDALAKAQAELNKLKQMSPMSAEATVVRSYLDWLVQVPWKAQSKVRLDLTKAEEILDADHYGLEEVKERILEYLAVQKRVKKIRGPVLCLVGPPGVGKTSLAESIAAATNRKFVRMALGGVRDEAEIRGHRRTYIGSMPGRLIQKMTKVGVRNPLFLLDEIDKMGSDMRGDPASALLEVLDPEQNHNFNDHYLEVDYDLSDVMFLCTSNSMNIPPALLDRMEVIRLPGYTEDEKINIAVKYLTPKQVKANGLKKEELEIDVSAIRDIIRYYTREAGVRGLERQIAKVCRKVVKEHTGQKQVKVKVTGEQLEHLLGVRKFRYGLAEQQDQIGQVTGLAWTQVGGELLTIESVVIPGKGQLIKTGSLGDVMLESITAAQTVVRSRARSLGIAADFHEKHDVHIHMPEGATPKDGPSAGIGMCTALVSALTQIPVRADVAMTGEITLRGQVLAIGGLKEKLLAAHRGGIKTVIIPEENVRDLKEIPENIKQDLQIKPVKWIDEVLQIALQYAPEPLPDVAPEIVAKDEKRDGDAKERISTH; from the coding sequence ATGAAGACCACCCTCGACTTGCCTCTTTTGCCATTGCGCGATGTCGTTGTTTATCCGCACATGGTCATCCCGCTGTTTGTGGGGCGTGAGAAGTCCATCGAAGCCCTAGAGGCTGCGATGACGGGCGAGAAGCAGATCCTGCTGCTGGCCCAGAAGAACCCCGCCGACGATGATCCGGGCGAAGACGCCCTGTATCGCGTGGGTACCGTCGCCACCGTACTGCAACTGCTCAAGCTGCCAGATGGCACCGTCAAGGTGCTGGTGGAGGGCGAGCAGCGCGGTTCCGTCGAGCGTTTCAATGAAGTGGAAGGGCACATCCGTGCCGAAGTTTCGCTGATTGACGAGACCGACGCCGCCGATCGCGAGTCGGAAGTGTTCGTGCGCACGCTGCTGTCGCAGTTCGAGCAGTACGTGCAGCTGGGCAAGAAAGTGCCTGCCGAAGTGCTGTCGTCGCTGAACAGCATCGAAGAGCCTGGGCGCCTGGTCGATACCATGGCCGCGCACATGGCACTGAAAATCGAGCAGAAGCAGGAAATTCTCGAGATCGTCGACCTGACGACGCGGGTCGAGCACGTGCTGGCGCTGCTGGATGCCGAAATCGACCTGCTGCAGGTGGAAAAACGCATCCGTGGCCGCGTCAAGAAGCAAATGGAGCGCAGTCAGCGCGAGTACTACCTGAATGAGCAGATGAAGGCCATTCAGAAGGAGCTCGGCGATGGCGACGAAGGCCACAACGAAGTCGAAGAGCTTAAAAAGCGTATCGAAGCCGCCGGCCTGCCGAAAGACGCCCTGGCCAAGGCCCAGGCCGAGCTGAACAAGCTCAAGCAGATGTCGCCGATGTCCGCAGAAGCTACCGTGGTGCGTTCGTACCTCGACTGGCTGGTGCAAGTGCCGTGGAAGGCCCAGAGCAAAGTGCGGCTGGACCTGACCAAGGCCGAAGAAATCCTCGACGCTGACCATTACGGCCTGGAAGAGGTCAAGGAACGTATCCTTGAGTACCTCGCCGTGCAGAAGCGCGTGAAAAAAATCCGCGGGCCGGTGTTGTGCCTGGTCGGCCCGCCCGGCGTCGGCAAAACCTCCCTGGCCGAGTCGATCGCTGCCGCCACCAACCGCAAGTTCGTGCGCATGGCCCTGGGTGGCGTGCGTGACGAGGCTGAGATTCGTGGCCACCGCCGCACCTACATCGGCTCGATGCCGGGCCGCCTGATCCAGAAGATGACCAAGGTGGGTGTACGCAACCCTCTGTTCCTGCTCGACGAGATCGACAAGATGGGCAGCGACATGCGTGGCGACCCGGCCTCGGCATTGCTGGAGGTGCTGGACCCGGAGCAGAACCACAACTTCAACGACCACTACCTGGAAGTCGACTACGACCTCTCGGATGTGATGTTCCTCTGCACCTCGAACTCGATGAACATCCCGCCGGCGCTGCTGGACCGGATGGAAGTGATTCGCCTGCCGGGCTACACCGAAGACGAGAAGATCAACATCGCGGTCAAGTACCTGACCCCCAAGCAGGTCAAGGCCAACGGTTTGAAGAAGGAAGAGCTGGAGATCGACGTCTCGGCGATTCGCGACATCATCCGTTACTACACCCGCGAAGCCGGTGTACGGGGGCTGGAGCGCCAGATTGCCAAGGTCTGTCGCAAGGTGGTCAAAGAGCACACGGGCCAGAAGCAGGTCAAGGTCAAGGTTACCGGCGAGCAGCTTGAGCACCTGCTGGGTGTACGCAAGTTCCGTTATGGCCTGGCCGAGCAGCAAGACCAGATCGGCCAGGTGACCGGCCTTGCCTGGACCCAGGTGGGCGGTGAACTGCTGACCATCGAGTCGGTGGTCATCCCCGGCAAGGGCCAGCTGATCAAGACCGGCTCGCTGGGCGATGTCATGCTCGAGTCCATCACCGCCGCGCAAACCGTGGTGCGCAGCCGTGCCCGTAGCCTGGGCATTGCCGCCGATTTCCACGAGAAGCACGACGTGCACATCCACATGCCTGAGGGTGCAACGCCGAAGGATGGCCCAAGCGCGGGTATCGGCATGTGCACCGCGCTGGTATCGGCGTTGACGCAAATTCCGGTTAGGGCCGATGTTGCCATGACGGGTGAAATCACCCTGCGTGGTCAGGTGCTGGCAATTGGCGGATTGAAAGAAAAACTGCTGGCGGCTCACCGTGGCGGCATCAAGACGGTGATCATTCCCGAGGAGAATGTTCGCGATTTGAAGGAAATTCCTGAAAATATCAAACAGGATCTTCAGATCAAACCGGTCAAATGGATTGACGAAGTCCTGCAAATTGCGCTGCAATACGCGCCGGAGCCCTTGCCAGATGTGGCTCCCGAGATTGTCGCGAAAGATGAAAAGCGCGATGGCGATGCGAAGGAAAGAATCAGCACGCATTAG
- the hupB gene encoding nucleoid-associated protein HU-beta, with translation MNKSELIDAIAVSADISKAAAGKALDAVIDSVTGALKAGDDVVLVGFGTFSVKERAERTGRNPQTGKAIKIAAAKVPGFKAGKGLKDAVN, from the coding sequence GTGAACAAGTCGGAACTGATTGACGCTATCGCTGTATCGGCTGACATTTCCAAGGCTGCCGCCGGCAAAGCTCTGGACGCTGTGATCGACTCCGTGACCGGTGCCCTGAAAGCAGGCGACGACGTCGTTCTGGTTGGCTTCGGTACCTTCTCGGTCAAAGAGCGCGCCGAGCGCACTGGCCGTAACCCGCAAACCGGTAAGGCGATCAAGATCGCTGCTGCCAAGGTTCCAGGCTTCAAGGCCGGCAAAGGCCTGAAAGACGCCGTCAACTAA
- a CDS encoding SurA N-terminal domain-containing protein, whose translation MLQNIRDNSKGWIAKSIIGLIVVLMALTGFEAIFQAATHSQDAAKVNGQTISQNELSQAVDLQRRQLMQQLGKDFDPALLDEKLLRDAALKGLIDRKLLLQGAEENKFAFSEAALDQVILQTPEFQVDGKFNADRFDQVIRQLGYGRMQFREMLAEEMLIGQVRTGIAGSSFVTDQQVDAFARLENQTRDFASLTFKANPAAVKVGDDEVKAHYDQHAKEFMTPDQVVIDYVEVKKSAYFDEVKVTDDELKAQYEKEIANLAEQRHAAHILIEVNDKVTDAQAKARIEEVKQRLDKGEDFAKLAKEFSQDPGSANTGGDLGFAGPGVYDPAFEDALYKLGDGQVSAPVRTEFGYHLIKLLGKQAPDVPSFASLKAKLTHDLKMPLVEQRYVDAAKQLQDAAYEASDLAQPAQDLNLKVHTSAPFGREGGEGVTANRAVIQAAFSEEVMDEGANSSAIELDPETTVVLRVKEHRKPEQMPLEAVAKNISEHLAKEKATAELKTKADKLIAGLRDGSIAAGAAQDGQSWKAFEAVTRGQDGIDPAELQALFRLAKPQDKDKPEYGSVVLADGSLVVLQLKGVNEGAAASDEEKQQIRRYLASRAGQQDFAAYRKQLEGSADITRY comes from the coding sequence ATGCTGCAAAATATCAGGGACAATTCAAAAGGTTGGATTGCCAAGTCCATCATCGGCCTCATCGTCGTATTGATGGCGTTGACCGGTTTCGAGGCTATTTTCCAGGCCGCCACCCATAGCCAGGACGCCGCCAAGGTGAACGGCCAGACCATCAGCCAGAACGAGCTGAGCCAGGCCGTTGACCTGCAGCGCCGCCAGCTGATGCAACAGCTGGGCAAGGATTTCGACCCGGCGCTGCTGGACGAAAAGCTGCTGCGTGATGCCGCGCTGAAAGGGCTGATCGATCGCAAGCTGCTGCTGCAGGGTGCAGAGGAGAACAAGTTTGCCTTCTCCGAGGCCGCACTGGATCAAGTGATTCTGCAAACACCGGAATTCCAGGTGGATGGCAAGTTCAACGCTGACCGCTTCGATCAGGTCATCCGCCAGTTGGGCTATGGCCGTATGCAATTCCGCGAGATGCTCGCCGAAGAAATGCTGATCGGCCAGGTGCGCACCGGCATCGCCGGCAGCAGCTTTGTCACCGACCAGCAGGTTGACGCCTTCGCCCGCCTGGAAAACCAGACCCGCGATTTCGCTTCCCTGACCTTCAAGGCCAACCCGGCCGCGGTCAAGGTTGGCGATGACGAGGTCAAGGCGCACTACGACCAGCATGCCAAGGAGTTCATGACCCCCGACCAGGTGGTTATCGACTACGTGGAAGTGAAGAAGTCGGCGTACTTTGATGAAGTCAAAGTGACCGATGACGAACTCAAGGCGCAGTACGAGAAGGAAATCGCCAACCTCGCCGAGCAGCGCCATGCCGCGCACATCCTCATCGAGGTCAACGACAAGGTCACCGATGCGCAGGCCAAGGCCCGTATCGAAGAGGTCAAGCAGCGTCTGGACAAGGGCGAAGACTTCGCCAAGCTGGCCAAGGAGTTCTCGCAGGACCCAGGTTCGGCCAATACCGGCGGCGACCTGGGCTTCGCTGGCCCGGGTGTGTACGACCCGGCCTTCGAGGACGCCCTGTACAAGCTGGGTGATGGCCAGGTATCGGCACCGGTGCGCACCGAATTCGGCTACCACCTGATCAAGCTGCTGGGCAAACAGGCGCCGGACGTGCCTAGCTTCGCCAGCCTGAAGGCCAAGTTGACCCATGACCTGAAAATGCCGCTGGTCGAGCAGCGCTATGTCGATGCCGCCAAGCAGTTGCAGGACGCTGCTTACGAGGCTTCCGACCTGGCTCAGCCGGCTCAGGACCTGAACCTCAAGGTACACACCTCCGCGCCGTTTGGCCGCGAAGGCGGCGAGGGCGTGACGGCCAACCGTGCGGTGATTCAGGCGGCGTTCTCCGAAGAAGTGATGGACGAGGGCGCCAACAGCAGCGCAATCGAACTGGACCCGGAAACCACCGTGGTGCTGCGCGTCAAGGAGCACCGCAAGCCTGAGCAAATGCCGCTGGAAGCCGTGGCCAAGAACATCAGCGAGCACTTGGCCAAAGAGAAGGCGACTGCCGAACTCAAGACCAAGGCAGACAAGCTGATTGCAGGCCTGCGTGATGGCTCCATCGCAGCCGGTGCCGCTCAGGACGGCCAGAGCTGGAAGGCCTTCGAAGCCGTTACCCGTGGCCAGGACGGCATTGACCCGGCCGAACTGCAGGCGCTGTTCCGCCTGGCCAAGCCGCAAGACAAGGACAAGCCGGAATACGGCAGCGTAGTCCTGGCCGATGGCAGCCTGGTTGTACTGCAGCTCAAGGGCGTGAATGAAGGTGCCGCCGCCAGCGACGAAGAGAAGCAGCAGATCCGCCGCTACCTCGCTTCGCGCGCTGGGCAGCAGGACTTTGCGGCGTACCGCAAGCAGCTGGAAGGCAGTGCCGACATCACCCGATACTGA
- a CDS encoding patatin-like phospholipase family protein, with protein sequence MGKRVALVLGSGGARGYAHIGVIEEIERRGYDIACVAGCSMGAVIGGIYAAGKLKDYRNWIESLDYLDVLRLVDVSFRLGAIRGDKVFGQIRKIVGEINIEQLRIPYTAVAADLTNQQEIWFQEGCLHQAMRASAAIPSLFTPVVQGNRMLVDGGILNPLPIVPVVSSHCDLIIAVNLNSTNQKHYQLPVIERPAAFKMRFDALLSSLGSRLPFRRKPAEELMRIEQEIVTPPNPWLADAASPEAQQPAAAPEGEGAPKSATGSFIIDNVGPASLLDLINQSFEVMQTSLAQYKIAGYPPDVLINVPKRVCRFFEFYKAPELIALGREIARDTLDNYEGEKR encoded by the coding sequence ATGGGCAAACGCGTTGCACTGGTGCTGGGTTCGGGGGGCGCTCGGGGCTATGCCCACATCGGCGTCATTGAAGAGATCGAACGGCGCGGCTACGACATCGCCTGCGTGGCCGGGTGTTCCATGGGGGCGGTCATCGGCGGCATTTACGCTGCGGGCAAACTGAAGGACTACCGCAACTGGATCGAGAGCCTGGATTACCTGGACGTACTGCGGCTGGTCGACGTCAGCTTCCGGCTTGGCGCCATCCGCGGCGACAAGGTGTTCGGGCAAATCCGCAAGATCGTCGGCGAAATCAACATTGAGCAGCTGCGCATCCCCTACACGGCGGTGGCAGCCGACCTTACCAACCAGCAGGAAATCTGGTTTCAGGAAGGCTGCCTGCACCAGGCCATGCGCGCCTCGGCGGCGATACCCAGCCTGTTCACGCCGGTGGTGCAAGGCAACCGCATGCTGGTGGATGGCGGCATTCTCAACCCGCTGCCGATCGTGCCGGTGGTGTCGAGCCATTGCGACCTGATCATCGCGGTCAACCTGAACTCAACCAACCAGAAGCACTATCAGTTGCCGGTGATCGAGCGGCCCGCCGCGTTCAAGATGCGCTTTGATGCGCTGCTCAGCTCGCTGGGCTCGCGTTTGCCATTTCGGCGCAAACCGGCGGAAGAACTGATGCGTATCGAACAGGAGATCGTCACGCCGCCCAACCCGTGGCTCGCCGATGCAGCAAGCCCTGAGGCCCAGCAACCGGCTGCGGCTCCAGAGGGTGAAGGCGCTCCGAAATCCGCTACCGGCTCGTTCATCATCGATAACGTTGGGCCAGCGTCGCTGCTGGACTTGATCAACCAGAGCTTCGAGGTGATGCAGACGTCGTTGGCGCAGTACAAGATCGCGGGTTATCCGCCGGATGTGCTGATCAACGTGCCGAAGCGGGTTTGCCGGTTTTTCGAGTTTTACAAGGCGCCGGAGCTGATTGCTCTGGGGCGGGAGATTGCGCGGGATACGCTGGATAATTATGAGGGCGAAAAGCGCTAG
- a CDS encoding CHAD domain-containing protein: protein MLDHVVAQILALQVRLLACRERLAADTDSEALHDLRIGLRRLRSLLRPLKGLPGVEQLEAAAKALGTLTTPLRDREVLAAELIERGHTIAGQRRQQGRATTFASVAGSPQLARVMAILDAFPLFLRAADREGLAKSLGKRVDKRLVKQWQKLQEALQDPAHDRHRLRLLIKRVRYGDQAYPQLDHAGKKLQGLLKKAQGDLGNWHDRLQWLLQAETQPDLAACKADWEQELHEAERKSDATLDALQAALEQRKPGK from the coding sequence ATGCTCGACCACGTGGTTGCACAGATCCTCGCCTTGCAGGTGCGCCTGCTGGCGTGCCGCGAGCGCCTGGCGGCGGATACCGACAGCGAGGCGCTGCATGACCTGCGCATCGGCCTGAGGCGTTTGCGCAGCCTCTTGAGGCCCCTCAAAGGCTTGCCGGGGGTTGAGCAACTGGAGGCGGCAGCGAAAGCGCTGGGCACGCTGACCACGCCCCTGCGTGATCGCGAGGTGTTGGCGGCGGAGCTGATCGAGCGTGGCCATACCATCGCCGGGCAGCGTCGGCAACAGGGGCGGGCCACAACCTTCGCCAGTGTGGCCGGAAGCCCGCAGCTAGCACGTGTAATGGCGATACTGGATGCGTTTCCGCTGTTCTTGCGCGCGGCGGACCGCGAGGGGCTGGCCAAGTCGTTAGGCAAGCGTGTGGACAAGCGCTTGGTCAAGCAATGGCAAAAGCTGCAAGAGGCCCTGCAAGACCCCGCCCACGACCGTCATCGGCTGCGCCTGTTGATCAAGCGCGTACGCTATGGCGACCAGGCCTACCCGCAGCTCGACCACGCGGGCAAGAAGCTGCAAGGTTTGCTGAAAAAAGCCCAAGGCGACCTGGGCAACTGGCACGACCGGCTGCAATGGCTGCTGCAGGCCGAAACCCAGCCCGACCTCGCAGCCTGCAAGGCCGATTGGGAGCAGGAACTGCACGAAGCCGAACGCAAGTCGGACGCCACGCTGGATGCGCTGCAGGCCGCCCTTGAGCAGCGCAAGCCCGGCAAATGA
- a CDS encoding acyl-CoA thioesterase — protein sequence MNFNQLLEAVRATPGNVSIPSTWAQGRAVFGGLMAALVYETMRSKLSDNRPVRSLAISFVGPASPDTPIQFEAEVLREGKAVSTVLGRAIQDGQVVTLVQGNFGAGRPSAVNVPALPAMAMKPLEEAAAELPYIKGVIPEFMRHFALRWAVGGLPFSGNDSRQMGGWVRLRDVEQQQATEAHLLALVDAWPPSLMPFLKQPAAGSTLTWTIEFVQPVPSLSTLDWCRYCVETEHARDGYGHAAAALWTAEGELLALSRQTVTVFA from the coding sequence ATGAACTTCAACCAACTGCTCGAAGCCGTACGGGCAACCCCGGGTAATGTCAGCATTCCCTCGACCTGGGCACAGGGCCGGGCTGTGTTCGGTGGCCTGATGGCTGCCCTTGTCTATGAAACCATGCGCTCGAAGCTCTCCGATAACCGCCCGGTACGCTCGCTGGCGATTAGCTTTGTTGGGCCCGCGTCGCCGGATACGCCCATTCAGTTTGAGGCCGAAGTGCTGCGCGAAGGCAAGGCCGTCAGCACGGTATTGGGGCGCGCGATTCAGGATGGCCAGGTGGTGACGTTGGTGCAGGGTAATTTCGGCGCGGGGCGGCCCTCGGCGGTCAACGTCCCGGCGTTGCCAGCCATGGCGATGAAACCGCTGGAGGAGGCGGCTGCGGAGCTGCCTTACATCAAGGGCGTCATCCCTGAGTTCATGCGCCATTTCGCCTTGCGGTGGGCCGTAGGAGGCTTGCCGTTCAGTGGCAACGATTCGCGTCAGATGGGCGGCTGGGTTCGGTTACGTGACGTTGAGCAGCAGCAGGCCACCGAGGCCCACTTGCTGGCACTGGTGGATGCGTGGCCGCCGAGCCTGATGCCGTTTCTCAAGCAGCCGGCCGCAGGCAGTACGCTGACCTGGACCATTGAATTCGTCCAGCCGGTGCCGAGCCTGTCGACGCTGGACTGGTGCCGCTACTGCGTCGAAACCGAGCATGCCCGCGACGGCTATGGGCATGCCGCCGCGGCATTGTGGACGGCTGAAGGCGAGTTGCTGGCACTGAGCCGGCAGACGGTAACGGTATTCGCCTGA
- a CDS encoding Mpo1-like protein, translating to MSKRLPNLPAWQWRSYHHNHRHPTNLVLHLIAVPLFILGALLVLSGLFALDLSQIAVGIISLIAGLGMQRQGHRLEAEQPEPFANRKDAVQRLLTEQFVTFPRFVLSGAWWKAWRERHKHRH from the coding sequence ATGAGCAAGCGACTGCCCAATTTACCCGCCTGGCAATGGCGAAGTTACCACCATAATCATCGACACCCGACCAACCTGGTGCTGCACCTGATTGCCGTGCCGCTGTTCATCCTCGGCGCGCTGCTGGTGCTGTCCGGGCTGTTTGCACTGGACTTGAGCCAGATCGCTGTCGGCATCATTTCGCTGATCGCCGGCCTCGGCATGCAGCGCCAGGGCCACCGGCTGGAGGCTGAACAGCCCGAGCCGTTTGCCAACCGCAAGGACGCCGTGCAACGGCTGCTCACCGAACAGTTCGTCACCTTCCCGCGCTTCGTGCTCAGTGGCGCCTGGTGGAAGGCATGGCGCGAGCGGCACAAGCATCGGCATTGA
- a CDS encoding methyl-accepting chemotaxis protein — protein MIRQLADDSQKINGVVGVIHSIAEQTNLLALNAAIEAARAGDLGRGFAVVADEVRNLAKRVQASTDEITAMVTSMQAGTRDAVEFMQESSYKADDCVRQAQEAGTALAEITGAVAQMRESNTQIAVAAEQQSQVAEEMNRAVVSIRDVTENTVQQTVGSATTSNELATLAAELNKAIGQLKL, from the coding sequence ATGATCCGCCAACTGGCCGACGACAGCCAGAAGATCAACGGCGTGGTCGGGGTGATCCACAGCATTGCCGAGCAGACCAACCTGCTGGCGTTGAACGCCGCCATCGAAGCGGCGCGTGCCGGCGACCTGGGCCGTGGCTTTGCAGTGGTGGCCGACGAGGTGCGCAACCTTGCCAAGCGGGTGCAGGCTTCTACCGACGAGATTACCGCCATGGTGACCTCGATGCAGGCCGGTACCCGCGACGCAGTGGAATTCATGCAGGAGAGTTCCTACAAGGCCGATGATTGTGTCCGACAGGCACAGGAGGCAGGTACGGCCCTGGCCGAGATCACGGGCGCCGTGGCGCAGATGCGCGAAAGCAACACGCAGATTGCCGTCGCTGCCGAACAGCAGAGCCAGGTGGCCGAGGAGATGAACCGCGCGGTTGTGAGCATCCGCGACGTCACAGAGAACACGGTGCAACAGACCGTCGGCTCGGCCACCACCAGCAACGAGCTGGCAACTTTGGCCGCAGAGCTGAACAAAGCCATTGGCCAGCTCAAGCTATAG
- a CDS encoding TatD family hydrolase, whose translation MQLIDIGVNLTNSSFHDQQAAIVERAIEAGVVQMVLTGTSLEVSEQALELCQQLDPHGNHLYSTAGVHPHDAKSWDANSERQLRQLLSEPRVRAVGECGLDFNRDFSPRPLQEKALQAQLALAAETGLPVFLHERDASERLLAILKDYRDHLSAAVVHCFTGERQALFAYLDMDLHIGITGWICDERRGTHLHPLMGNIPQGRLMLESDAPYLLPRSLRPKPKNGRNEPAFLPEVLREVALHRGEPVEVTAAHTTAAGRAFFNIT comes from the coding sequence ATGCAACTGATCGATATCGGCGTCAACCTGACCAACAGCAGTTTCCACGACCAGCAGGCCGCCATCGTCGAGCGCGCCATCGAAGCCGGCGTGGTGCAGATGGTCCTCACCGGCACCAGCCTTGAGGTGAGCGAGCAAGCCCTGGAGCTTTGCCAGCAGCTGGACCCGCATGGCAACCACCTGTATTCAACCGCTGGCGTACACCCGCACGACGCCAAAAGCTGGGATGCCAACAGCGAGCGACAACTGCGCCAGTTGCTGAGCGAACCGCGAGTACGGGCCGTGGGCGAATGCGGGCTGGATTTCAACCGCGACTTCTCCCCTCGCCCACTGCAGGAGAAAGCCCTTCAGGCGCAATTGGCACTGGCCGCCGAAACAGGGTTGCCAGTATTTCTGCACGAGCGTGACGCCAGCGAGCGGCTACTGGCCATCTTGAAGGACTACCGCGACCACTTGAGCGCTGCCGTGGTGCATTGCTTTACCGGCGAGCGCCAGGCGCTGTTTGCCTACCTGGACATGGACCTGCACATCGGCATCACCGGCTGGATCTGCGATGAGCGACGCGGCACGCACCTGCATCCGCTGATGGGCAATATTCCTCAGGGGCGCCTGATGCTGGAAAGCGACGCGCCGTATCTGTTGCCGCGCAGCTTGCGGCCCAAGCCCAAGAACGGGCGCAACGAGCCGGCGTTTTTGCCAGAGGTGCTGCGCGAGGTGGCGCTGCATCGGGGTGAGCCGGTTGAAGTGACGGCGGCGCATACGACGGCTGCTGGCCGGGCATTCTTCAACATCACCTGA
- a CDS encoding transglycosylase SLT domain-containing protein codes for MLRYLLTLLLLLGLATAGPAQARLPGPQQHAPAASTRDLPQVRSSKVLRVLVNQSRNSSGEVKGEPVGVEYYRLRALEHYLNARAGDGQQISIRLIPRAKEQLLGALQRGEGDLAAPGELLDPALVVGVNSSAPVVDQVPLWLVGRKGGRGYSKVEQLSGRTVALTSGSAAGVLIQQVNQQLALRKRPPVKIEWVDSTLAVEDVLEMVQAGIYPLTIVERPIALRWARVMPRLRLETRLQLGQPQAVRWYVRRDAPLLLATVDRFLQGYRAPENQDAAFERIYRRQYRVHNPLASKDRQRLTALRPVLQKHGQAQQIDWLNLAALAFKESTLNPAARGSGGAHGLMQITPSAAQRVGVSNTATVDGNVQASARYLALIRRKFFASPQINERERMAFVLAAYNLGPERVQAMRAEARKRGLNGNQWFFQTERVAMEQVGMGPVNFVNSVNKYFLAFNRERAALERVAKR; via the coding sequence ATGCTGCGATACCTGCTGACTCTGCTGCTGTTGCTCGGCCTGGCCACTGCTGGCCCGGCCCAGGCACGTTTGCCGGGGCCGCAGCAGCATGCGCCGGCGGCCAGTACGCGTGACCTGCCGCAGGTGCGCAGCAGCAAAGTGCTGCGGGTGTTGGTTAACCAAAGCCGCAACAGCTCCGGCGAGGTCAAGGGCGAGCCGGTCGGGGTCGAGTACTACCGCCTGCGTGCGCTTGAGCACTACCTCAATGCCCGTGCCGGAGACGGCCAGCAGATCAGCATCAGGCTCATACCCCGGGCCAAAGAGCAACTGCTGGGCGCCTTGCAGCGCGGAGAAGGCGACCTGGCCGCCCCCGGCGAATTACTGGACCCAGCCTTGGTAGTGGGGGTAAACAGCAGCGCACCGGTGGTGGACCAGGTACCTTTGTGGCTGGTCGGGCGCAAGGGCGGGCGCGGTTATAGCAAGGTGGAGCAGTTGTCTGGCCGAACCGTGGCACTGACCAGTGGCAGCGCCGCCGGTGTGCTGATCCAGCAAGTCAACCAGCAGTTGGCGCTGCGCAAGCGCCCACCAGTCAAGATCGAGTGGGTGGATTCGACACTGGCGGTCGAAGATGTGCTGGAGATGGTGCAAGCCGGGATCTACCCGCTCACCATTGTCGAGCGCCCCATCGCCCTGCGCTGGGCCAGGGTGATGCCGCGCCTGCGCCTTGAAACTCGCCTGCAACTGGGCCAGCCCCAGGCCGTACGCTGGTATGTACGGCGTGACGCGCCTCTGTTGCTGGCGACAGTCGACCGCTTTCTGCAGGGGTACCGAGCGCCAGAGAACCAGGACGCCGCGTTCGAGCGTATCTATCGCCGTCAGTACCGCGTGCACAACCCGTTGGCCAGCAAGGACCGCCAGCGCCTGACGGCCTTGCGCCCGGTGCTGCAAAAGCATGGCCAGGCACAACAGATCGACTGGCTGAACCTGGCGGCGCTGGCGTTCAAGGAGTCGACCCTCAACCCCGCCGCGCGCGGCAGTGGTGGCGCCCACGGCCTGATGCAGATCACGCCGTCGGCGGCGCAGCGGGTGGGCGTGAGCAACACCGCCACGGTCGATGGCAATGTTCAGGCCAGCGCCCGTTACCTGGCGTTGATACGCCGCAAGTTCTTCGCCAGCCCGCAAATCAATGAGCGTGAACGCATGGCCTTTGTGCTGGCGGCCTACAACCTGGGGCCGGAGCGGGTGCAGGCGATGCGGGCCGAAGCGCGCAAGCGCGGGCTCAACGGCAACCAGTGGTTCTTCCAGACCGAGCGCGTGGCCATGGAGCAGGTGGGCATGGGGCCGGTCAATTTCGTCAACAGCGTGAACAAGTACTTCCTGGCGTTCAACCGTGAACGCGCTGCCTTGGAGCGGGTTGCCAAGCGCTGA
- a CDS encoding DoxX family protein: protein MNNAITSVIATRAGLGLTVVRILVGVIFMAHGAQKLFGAFGGYGLEGTGQWMESIGLAPGYLMALLSGSAEFFGGLALVVGLLARPAALALTVTLVVAIFSVHIGNGLFMSNNGYEFALALLAGSVAVLIEGAGRFSLDRLIAR from the coding sequence ATGAACAACGCAATCACCTCCGTCATCGCCACCCGCGCCGGCCTGGGCCTGACCGTCGTCCGTATCCTGGTCGGTGTCATCTTCATGGCGCACGGCGCACAGAAGCTTTTCGGCGCCTTTGGCGGCTATGGCCTGGAAGGCACTGGCCAGTGGATGGAAAGCATCGGTCTGGCCCCGGGCTACCTCATGGCCCTGCTGTCCGGCAGCGCCGAGTTCTTCGGCGGCCTGGCCCTGGTGGTCGGCCTGCTGGCCCGCCCGGCTGCGCTGGCCCTGACCGTTACCCTGGTGGTGGCGATCTTCTCGGTACACATCGGCAACGGCCTGTTCATGTCCAACAACGGTTATGAGTTTGCCCTGGCCCTGCTGGCGGGCAGCGTGGCAGTGCTGATTGAAGGTGCCGGGCGCTTCTCGCTGGACCGGCTCATCGCCCGCTGA